A genomic window from Sorex araneus isolate mSorAra2 chromosome 2, mSorAra2.pri, whole genome shotgun sequence includes:
- the CTDSP2 gene encoding carboxy-terminal domain RNA polymerase II polypeptide A small phosphatase 2 isoform X2 has translation MEHGSIITQARREDALVLTKQGLVSKSSPKKPRGRNIFKALFCCFRAQHVGQSSSSTELSAYKEEANTIAKIPGTCLLPEVTEEDQGRICVVIDLDETLVHSSFKPINNADFIVPVEIEGTTHQVYVLKRPYVDEFLRRMGELFECVLFTASLAKYADPVTDLLDRCGVFRARLFRESCVFHQGCYVKDLSRLGRDLRKTLILDNSPASYIFHPENAVPVQSWFDDMADTELLNLIPIFEELSGAEDVYTSLGQLRAP, from the exons GCCTGGTCTCGAAGTCCTCCCCTAAGAAGCCTCGCGGACGTAACATCTTCAAGGCCCTCTTCTGCTGTTTCCGTGCGCAGCATGTCGGCCAGTCAAGCTCTTCCACTGAGCTCTCTGCGTACAAGGAGGAAGCCAACACCATTGCTAAG ATCCCAGGGACCTGCCTGCTCCCAGAGGTGACCGAGGAAGACCAAGGAAGGATCTGTGTGGTCATTGACCTGGACGAAACCCTCGTGCATAGCTCCTTTAAG CCTATCAACAACGCCGACTTCATAGTGCCTGTAGAGATTGAGGGGACCACCCACCAG GTGTATGTGCTCAAGAGGCCTTATGTGGACGAGTTCCTGAGGCGAATGGGGGAACTCTTTGAATGTGTTCTCTTCACTGCCAGCCTGGCCAAG TACGCCGACCCTGTGACAGATCTGCTGGACAGGTGTGGCGTGTTCCGGGCCCGCCTGTTCCGGGAGTCCTGTGTGTTCCACCAGGGCTGCTATGTCAAGGACCTCAGCCGCCTGGGAAGGGACCTGCGCAAAACCCTCATCCTGGACAACTCGCCTGCGTCTTACATCTTCCACCCTGAGAATGCA GTCCCCGTGCAGTCCTGGTTTGATGACATGGCAGACACAGAGCTGCTGAACCTGATTCCCATCTTTGAGGAACTGAGTGGAGCAGAGGATGTCTACACCAGCCTTGGGCAGCTGCGGGCCCCTTAG
- the CTDSP2 gene encoding carboxy-terminal domain RNA polymerase II polypeptide A small phosphatase 2 isoform X1 yields the protein MEHGSIITQARREDALVLTKQGLVSKSSPKKPRGRNIFKALFCCFRAQHVGQSSSSTELSAYKEEANTIAKSDLLQCLQYQFYQIPGTCLLPEVTEEDQGRICVVIDLDETLVHSSFKPINNADFIVPVEIEGTTHQVYVLKRPYVDEFLRRMGELFECVLFTASLAKYADPVTDLLDRCGVFRARLFRESCVFHQGCYVKDLSRLGRDLRKTLILDNSPASYIFHPENAVPVQSWFDDMADTELLNLIPIFEELSGAEDVYTSLGQLRAP from the exons GCCTGGTCTCGAAGTCCTCCCCTAAGAAGCCTCGCGGACGTAACATCTTCAAGGCCCTCTTCTGCTGTTTCCGTGCGCAGCATGTCGGCCAGTCAAGCTCTTCCACTGAGCTCTCTGCGTACAAGGAGGAAGCCAACACCATTGCTAAG TCGGACCTGCTCCAGTGTCTGCAGTACCAGTTTTACCAG ATCCCAGGGACCTGCCTGCTCCCAGAGGTGACCGAGGAAGACCAAGGAAGGATCTGTGTGGTCATTGACCTGGACGAAACCCTCGTGCATAGCTCCTTTAAG CCTATCAACAACGCCGACTTCATAGTGCCTGTAGAGATTGAGGGGACCACCCACCAG GTGTATGTGCTCAAGAGGCCTTATGTGGACGAGTTCCTGAGGCGAATGGGGGAACTCTTTGAATGTGTTCTCTTCACTGCCAGCCTGGCCAAG TACGCCGACCCTGTGACAGATCTGCTGGACAGGTGTGGCGTGTTCCGGGCCCGCCTGTTCCGGGAGTCCTGTGTGTTCCACCAGGGCTGCTATGTCAAGGACCTCAGCCGCCTGGGAAGGGACCTGCGCAAAACCCTCATCCTGGACAACTCGCCTGCGTCTTACATCTTCCACCCTGAGAATGCA GTCCCCGTGCAGTCCTGGTTTGATGACATGGCAGACACAGAGCTGCTGAACCTGATTCCCATCTTTGAGGAACTGAGTGGAGCAGAGGATGTCTACACCAGCCTTGGGCAGCTGCGGGCCCCTTAG